A genome region from Anaerobacillus alkaliphilus includes the following:
- a CDS encoding VOC family protein, whose translation MKLVFLYHPVNNIKESVTFYRENLGFEEAWREGNHTVALKLPNTDIQLMIEDDEDGLSAGGVFLVDSVDEFFEENKKKLHFVKEPIDIPPGRYAIYEDNSSNPIRIIDFSKE comes from the coding sequence ATGAAGTTAGTTTTTCTGTATCACCCTGTTAATAACATAAAGGAATCTGTTACTTTTTATCGGGAAAACCTTGGATTTGAAGAGGCTTGGAGAGAAGGTAATCATACTGTGGCTTTAAAGTTACCGAATACAGACATTCAACTTATGATTGAAGATGATGAAGATGGTTTATCAGCAGGTGGAGTTTTTTTAGTAGATAGTGTAGATGAATTTTTTGAAGAAAATAAAAAAAAGCTTCATTTTGTTAAGGAACCAATTGATATACCTCCAGGAAGATATGCCATCTATGAAGATAATTCTAGTAACCCAATAAGGATAATTGATTTCTCCAAAGAGTAA